AAGGAAACGGGCGGAGGGCGAGAGGCGGGCTCCGACGCGTGGAAGGCTTATATGCGGCGGCAAACAAGCACTATCAATTGGGGAACGGATTTGCCGTTGGCGCAAGGGATCACCTTTTCTCTGGATTCATAGACCCGATACGGTTCTGCCGGGAGCGACGAGCAACGAGAATGAGGAGGACTGATGATGACAACGACCCCTGAACTTGAGTCGACCGTCCTTGGTTTGGTCAACGAATATCTGTCGCGTAATCAAGCGGCTCGTACCTTTGCAAAGGGATTGAGTGAGATTGGCGTTGGGGTATTCCCGGTCCTGGATCATATTACCGTTCGTACCCTTGATATTGATCGACGGGCCGAAGAGTTTCTGCAGCTTGGCTATGTCTATACGGAAACGCTCAATTACGACGATTGGTACGCCAAAGTCTACCGCGTGGAGGGATATCCCGCGCTCTTCATCGATCAAGCGTATGACGATGAACGCGGGAAAACCAGCATTATTCCGGCATGGGTCGAGAAGTTCGGTGATCGCACGTTGCACCATATCGCGATTCTTGTTCATGACATCGAACAGGCCATGCGCGAGTCTCAGAAGCGGGGAATGGTTTTCGCCGGCCAGGTGATCGGCGAGCCGGGAGGCGATCTGAGGCAGATATTCACGGTTCCAGAAAAAGTCAACGGCCAGCCGTTTTCCGTCCTGGAACTGACCGAACGGCATAATGGGTACCGTGGGTTTTCACCGCCACAAGCCAATCGTTTGATGCAGTCGACGGTTCAATAACTGTCGCTATCTACGCTTCCAGGGAGAGAATCGGTAAATCGTTTTTATGTCGTCTGAGCACGTCAACGCCGAACCCGGGCTCTGGCTGCCCTGGCTGTTCGCGGAGCACCGGTCGTACTGCAGAATATATGATGGTCTTTGCTTCTTGAGGGGATGTCATGTCACAACTCACACGTGGACAGAAACGTCGGTTGATGTACATCGAATTGAAGTCGGGATTTGGTGATAGCGGTCCTGCAAGGATCGGGTGGGAGAGGTTTTCTAAAAGCGGACAATCGGTTTATTATAATAGTAAACGCTTTATAAAGTGTGCAGGAGTGAGTGGAAACTTTTATGATGTTGAAACTGGTGAGGAATATTGGATTTCTGGTGTTAAAAAAAGAGGAACGAATCGACATTGGGCTGGTAAGGGCCCAGTCGAGGTCGATGCTGATGCTGTCGAGGAATACGAAAGTTATACCACTAATCCGCTGCCCAATAACAGGTCTGTTCGTTCACGTACATGACCTCAGCCAGGTTCCAACACAATAGGGCGTCATTGCTTGACGTGACATCGTTTCTGAGCCTGGGCTTGGCGACGCGTGAGCAGCCCCTCTTCGATCTTCCGTTGTATCGGCGAGATGCGGGAAGAAGAAACCTCAAAGACCTCCGATCCCGTACACGAGTGGGGCGCGTCTGAGCCCGAGGGACACGCCGATTGAAGCCTTGCGTATACCACCCAATGACCCCATAAACTGGTGTGTTTGTTGCGTTGGCTATCTTCTTTCGGATCTATGAGACTCCAAAGGAGATTTCTGTTAATCAAAGCCTTCGTCGAATTCTGCCTTCTGTGTTTCATTCTCATTAGTTGCCTAGAGTTCAAGAATTCCTATTACAACAGTATTCATAATCAGTTATGAACTTGGGAGCATTGGCCTGGAGAGGTTTCTCATGCTTGACCTACCCCACCTGGGGTGGGGTAGGATGGGGATATGAAAGAAGAACACAAAAGGACGGCGATGAATCGGTTGAAAACCGTTCGAGGTCATATTGAGGCCGTCATCAATATGGTTGAAGAGGAACGATACTGTCCGGAGGTGATGAAACAGGTTTCGGCGCTTCAAGGTTCGCTGGAAAAAGTCAACCGAATCCTGCTCCAGAATCATATCGAAACCTGTGTTATGCATGCGGTGGCAGAAGGCCGCTCAGAAGAAATCGTCGACGAATTATTGGAAACGTTGAGGTATACCAATAAGGTTACCGGTCCCAACCCCAAATAAAGGAGGAGCCCATGGCTGCTGTGACACTCTCAGTCCCGGATATTTCTTGCGACCACTGCAAACAATCGATTGAAGGCGCTCTAAAAACCATCGACGGCGTCCATGCCGCCGAAGTGCATGTCGCCAGCAAGACTGTCGATGTGAATTTTGATGAGACGAAAATCCAGCAGAGCGCGATCGGCAAGGCCATTGAGGATCAGGGATTCACGGTCGCAGAATGAGTGTTCGTCCCTCGTGGGGTGTTTCCCGTCCTTCGTGAAGCGAGACGATGTGTAGTTGACGAATCATGATTCATCCGGCTCATTCGATGAGTAAAGATTTGAACTGGAACTGATG
The genomic region above belongs to Nitrospirales bacterium and contains:
- a CDS encoding metal-sensitive transcriptional regulator, with the protein product MKEEHKRTAMNRLKTVRGHIEAVINMVEEERYCPEVMKQVSALQGSLEKVNRILLQNHIETCVMHAVAEGRSEEIVDELLETLRYTNKVTGPNPK
- a CDS encoding copper ion binding protein, whose protein sequence is MAAVTLSVPDISCDHCKQSIEGALKTIDGVHAAEVHVASKTVDVNFDETKIQQSAIGKAIEDQGFTVAE